Within Kutzneria chonburiensis, the genomic segment GGTGACACCGTGGTGGCCGTCGAGCAGCAGGCCGACGACGCCGGGCTCGGCATCTGGCGGTCGGTGGACGACGGCCAGCATTGGCAACTCACCGAGTTCACCGCCGGTCCGAAGACCGCGATGACCACCAAGCTGGTGCGGACCGGGCACGGCTGGCTCCTGGTCGGCTCCAGCCAGGACGACCCGGCCCATTCATTCCTCGCCACCAGCTCCGACGGTGTCGCGTGGAAGATGATCGACACCGCCAAGTTGGGCGAGGGTCACGTCTGGGACGCCACCACCGTCAAGGACGACGACGTCGTGTTGGTCGGCGAGACACTGAGCCCCGACGGTCGTTCCTACTGCGGTGTGGCCTGGACCGGCACCGTGGACGCACTCCGTCGCGTCGATCTCGGCTGCGATGACGTGCCGCACGCTGTCGCCACACTGGCCGACGGTCGCGTGATCGTGGTGGGGCCCAAGGACGTGTGGGTCAGGGCTTGAGGGTGCCGGGCCAGAGGTACTGGTCGGCGGGCTGGGTGGTGCCGCGGAACCAGGCGTCGAAGAAGCCCTTCAGGTCCTTGCCGCTGATCTGCTGCACGTACGCCTCGAACGCGGGCCAGGTGGCGTTGCCCTCGCGGTGCAACGCCGGCCAGGTCTTGAGAACCGTGAAGAAGGCATCGTCGCCGATGGTGCGGCGCAGGGCGTGCATGGCCATGGGGCCCTTGGTGTAGACGGCGCCGAACTCGTTGCCGGCGCCCATGTCGTAGAGCTTGCCGGCGAAGAGCTGCTGGCCCTTCTGCACGGCCTTGCGGTACGTGTCGTCGAGGTTCGCGCCCTCCTTGGCCTCCGACCACAGCCATTGGGCGTAGCTGGCCAGGCACTCGTTGAGGCAGACGTCCTTCCACTGCTGGACCGACACCGAGTCGCCCCACCACTGGTGGGCGTTCTCGTGCACGATCGTGCTCAGGTCGGTCCACTTCGCGTAGATCGGCCGGGTCTGCGTCTCCAGCGAGAAGCTGATCTTGTCGGCCAGGAAGATGCCACCGGCGGCGTCCTGCGGGTACTTGCCGAACTTGCCCGACAGGAAGTCGAGGATCTCCGGCAACCGGGCCTCCAGCGCCTTCTTGTCGTCGGCGCCGGGGGCGAAGGCCGACACCACCGGCGTGCCGTCGGCCAGCTTGCCGCTGGTCATCGTCCAGTGGTCGATGCCGACCGTGGTCAGGTACGAGGCGATCGGATCGGGCTCGTCCCAGCGGTAGGTCGTCCAGCCGCCGGCCGACTCGTTCTGGCCGGCCAGGCCGTTGGAGATCACACTCCAGCCGTCCGGCACCTTGGCCGCCAGGTGGAAGGACGCCTTGTCCGTCGGCGTGTCGTTGACCGGATACCAGGTGGCCGCCGAATGTGGTTCGCCCGCCGCGAAAGCGCCGCCGCTGCTGGAGATCTGCCAGCCTTCCGAGCCCAGCTTCTTCGACTTCACCGCGTTCGGCACGCCGCCGTACTGCACTTCAACGCTGAAGGTGCTGCCGTTGGCGATGGCCTCCGCCGGCTTGATCACCAGCTTGTCGTCGGCCCGTTCGGTCTGCGCCTCCTGGCCGTCCACCGTCACCGTGCGGACCTCCATGCCGACCAGGTCGAGGCTGAACTCGCTCAGGTTCTGCCCGGCCTTGGCCGTGATCGTGGTGTCGCCGTCCAGGTGGTGCGACTGCGGGTCGTAGGTGATCGCCACGACGTAGTTCGAGGCGTGGTAGCCGCCGTTCCCGCTGGTCGGGTAGTACGGGTCGTTCGCCGTCCGCGCGCCGGCCGTGCCCTCCACGCCGTTCTCCGTCGTTTTCGCCGCCGGCGTGCAGGCCACGCACAGCGCCGCGACCGCCAGCAGCGCCGCCACTTTCCCAACCCGCATGCCGACGTGTGTACCAGGTGGTATGAGTGCTCCGTGTTCGATGTCGTCGAGTTCGGCGGCTCCGGCCCCGGGATCGTGTTGTTGCACGGCCTGATGGGCCGAGCCACCACGTGGTGGCCGGTGGCCCGGTGGCTGGTCCGCTACGGGCGGGTGGTCGGTCTCGATGCGCGGGGACACGGTCGTAATACGCACCGCGGTGGCGTTTGGCGCACCGAGGACTTCGCTTCCGATGCCGCCGCCGTGATCCGCCGCCTTGACCTTGGCCCTTCCGTCGTCATCGGCCATTCCATGGGCGGTCTGCACGCCCTCGTCCTCGCCGCCCTCGAGCCTTCCCTCGTGCGCGGCGTCGTCGTCGAGGACTTCGCCCCCGATCAGCGTGGCCGCACCGTCGACCCTTGGCGGGCCGAGTTCTCCCGTTGGCCCGCTTTCCAGTCCCTGGCCCACGTCCGGTCGTTCTTCGGCCCCGTCGGCGACTACTTCGTCGAGTGCTTCGAGGAGCGTTCCGACGGCTACCACCTCATCGCCGACCTCGACGACCTCTACCGCATCGCCGCCGAATGGGGCCGCCGCGACTACTGGCCCTTCGTCGACCGCGTTCAGGCCCCTCTGCTCGTCATCGAGGCCGAGCACACCTTCATGCCCGCCGGCCAGCAGGCCGCCATGGCCTCCCGTGCTGTGGACGGCCGCCACATCCTGGTCGAAGGCGCCGGCCACCTCGTCCAGCTCAGCACCCCCGCCGTCTACCGCGGCGCCGTCGAGGCCTTCCTCTCTGAGCTGCTGGACAGCTGACTCAGCTCGCCGAGTTCAACTCCGCCGCCCACTCGGCGAAGAAGGCGCGCAGGGCAGGCACATCGGCAGGAGCGACGGGAATGTTCCTGTCGCCGATCCGGCTTAGCTTGGCGAACATCTGAGCCAGCACTCCCGGGTCAAACCCGGCATCGACCTCAGCTGCTCGATCCATGAGTAGCCGTTTGCCATAGCGGGCCGCCAGCGCGTGAACATCGCTGAAATCTCGTGCTGCCGCTCGGTCGAACAGAGCGATCAGCTTTCGACCAGCGAGTTCCTCCGGATCGAAGCTTGGCCCCAGACACGTCACGACCGGCGGCCGACGGGAGCAGAATCGACCGCAAGATCCACAGTCAGCTCGTCCGGGCCGGAGATCTTCAGCCGTCCGAACGTCGCGAGGTCGTCAAGGCGGCTGACCTGCCACCCCCGCTCGACTCCGGCCGCCTCCAAGGCGGCAAGTGCAGTTGGCACGTCGCCGCCGCCCTGACGGGTGAAGAAGTCGAGATCGTAGGTGGGGCGTTCGGTCAGATGCTGTGCGAGGAGCGCCGCGCCGCCGGCGAGGAGAAAGCCGTTGCTCGCGTCGAGTCCGAAGAACAGCGTCGTGACCTCGACCTGGAAAGCAGTAAGTGGATCATGCACGTTCTTGGACAACCTCGACGACTTGGTCCCACGCATCGCGGATGTCACGGGGCAGCACCATTTCTGGCCAGAGATCGACGAGCAACGCCCCGTCGACGTACGTGAGGATGTCCGCGGGCTTGCCTTCACGAAGCACTATCTCGTAGCAGAGAAGACGTTCCGGTCGATCACGCAAATCAAACCGAGCTCCTGGGGTCGACCAGTTCAGGTGAAGCGGCAGCGTCACTGTCGCCAGCGCCTGGCGCAGCGGAAGCCGAGGCAAGTGGCTGGGAACCCAGAATGGTCGACCTCGTTTGGTGAGCAGCTGGGCGAACGTGACGTCGGCGTCGATCGTGAGATGGTGGCCGGTCTCTGCGAGCAGGCGTGCAGCGGTGTCCAGCGTTGGGGACGTCCGACCGTTTTCGTACGCGGACAGTGTGGGCTGCGACGTGTGAGCGCGTCGGGCAAGTTCGCTCTGGCTCATGCCGGCCGCCATCCGGGCGTCCGCGAGCAAGCTCATCACGCACCTCCGCTCATATCTAATTAGATATGCTACCTCGTGAACAGGACGTCCACCTCGCCGGTGGCGGTGTCGGTGATGCCGACCTCGTCCACCTTGGCCCGGATCGGCTGGACCGGGTGCAGGGCGGCGATGCCGGCGGCCAGGGTGGGGGTGTCGATCTCCTGGGCCAGGGCGCAGTGCGGGACCCAGGAGCCGGGCAGGTAGTAGGCGACCGGGTTCTTGACCTTCTTGGCCAACACGTCGTGCACGGCCGAGTGGACGGCCAGCAGCTCGTTGTCGACGACGGCGGTGAGCACGAGGTTGTTCTCGGCGGTGGGGAAGGTGCCGAGGGTGTAGAGCCAGATGCTGGGCAGGGCCAGCAGGTTCAGCTCGGCGGCCAGGTCGGCACGGGTCTGGCGGGTGAAGGCGCCGCCGAGGGCGAAGGTGACGTGGGGCCGGTGGCGGCGGTGGCTGCGGGTCGCCAGGCTCGGCACGCCGGCCCGTTCCAGCCGCTGCCACAGCCCCCGCACGGTGGTGTCGGCCTCGCCGTCGAAGAAGAACTCCAGGGCCTGTGCCATGACCCCGTATCCAACACGGTCAGACCGGGCGCACCCCCACCGCGTCACGGATCTGGTTGCCCAGCTCGGCCACGGCCCGGGCGCAGTGGGCGCAGCAGTAGAACCGGCCCTCGACCTCGACGCCGTGCCCGACGATGCGGCAGTTGCACCGCTCGCACCGCGGCGCCAGCTTCTCCATCGCGCACTCGAAGGAGTCGAACCAGTGGCTCTCGCCGCTCACGGTCCGGATCTCGAACGCCATCCAGTAGTCGTTGCCGCAGACATCGCAGGTCGCCATGGCGACAGGGTGAGGGGTCCCACCGAACCCGGCAACCGGAGCCCTTACCGGTACCGGCGCAGCCCCCAACCCAACCCAGGGGGCGTCCCCAGGCCCATTCTACCAGCGATAACACGGTGATGATCTTGGAAACGCCCTCTCTGTGGATAACTGGGGGTTGTCCACAGGAAGGGTCAGTGTTCGCCCGGGAGGGCGAAGAGGCCGGTGTCGGTCTGCTCGATGAGGCCGTCGACGAGCAGGGAGTCGAGGCAGCGGTCGCGTTGACCAGGCTCGGACCAAGCGGCGTCGAGGGCGGAGCGGGTGACGGGGCCGGGGGCGCCGCGGAGGACGTCGAGGAGGCGGCCACGGACCTGGCGGTCGGTGCCGGCGAACTTCTGCACGGCCTTGACGGGGCCGGCGTAGGCGGGACGACCGGCGAGCTGCCAAGCGCAGGTGGCGAAGACGGGACAGTCGGCGCAACGGGGCGTCCGGGCGGTGCAGACGAGGGCGCCGAGCTCCATGAGGGCGGCGGAGTAGCGGGCGGCGACGGAGTCGACGACCGGCAACAAAGCCTCGACGTCGGCCATGTCGCGGGTGGTGGACGGCGGCCCGGCGTCGCCGGCGCCATGGACGGCCCGGGCGACGACGCGGCGGACGTTGGTGTCGACGACGGGACACCGCTGCCCATAAGCGAAAGCGGCGACGGCGCGAGCGGTGTACGCGCCGATGCCGGGCAAGGCGAGCAGGGTGTCGACGTCGGAAGGGACGACGTCACCATGCAAGGTGGCGATGGCGGAAGCGGCCTCGTGCAGGCGGAGGGCCCGCCGGGGGTAACCGAGCTTGCCCCATGCCCGTACTACATCGCCCTGGCTGGCGGCGGCCAATGCCGAAGGCACCGGCCACCGCGCCATCCACTCGTGCCAGATCGGCTCGACCCGGGACACCGGGGTCTGCTGGAGCATGATCTCGCTGACCAGCACGCCCCAGGCGGTGCACTCGGGCCGTCGCCACGGCAGATCCCGCGCCGTGTCGTCGAACCAGCTCAGCAGTGTGTCGGCGGCAACCATCGCCTCCGATTATCCCTGGCCGGGTGACAACACCTCGTGCAGGGCACCGTTGTGCACGTCGTAGACGAAGCCGCGGATGTTGTCCTTGTACGGCAGGAAAACGCTGTGCCGAAGCCGGGCAAGCGAGGTGCGGACACTGTCCTTGACCTCGCGGAAAGCCTCGACGGCCCAGGTCGGGCGCAGGCCGGTGTCGGCCTCCAGCTCGTCCTTGAACTCGTCGTCGGTGGTCATCGACAACCCGCACGACGTGTGCTGGACCAGCATGATCTCCCGGGTGCCCAGCTTGCGCTGGCTCAGCGCGAGCGACCGGATGACGTCGTCGGTCACCACGCCGCCGCCGTTGCGCAGCACGTGCGCCTCACCCTGTTGCAGCCCGAACAGCTCGAACACCCGGATCCGGGCGTCCATGCATGTCAGCACGGCGATGTGCAGCGAAGGGCTGGCCGAGGACCGGTCCCCGCGGGTCCGGTCGACCAGTGCGGCATTGCGTTCGAGCAGCTCGTCGATGGCGGTCAGGTCGCACCTCCCGTTGTCCTGTACCTATGGCACCTGGTCGAGTGACCCCTGACAAGGGCTCTTGAGCAAAGACACAACCGGATCGGGTGACCGCGACAATCCCTGGCCGTCGGTGTCGGCGGCGTTACGGTCGGTGCATGATCGAGCCAACCGGTCCGCTCGACCCGTCGGTGTACTGGCGCCGCCGGGTGGTCGCACTGGTCTGCTCGGTGCTGCTGGTCGTGCTGCTCGCAGTGATCATCTCAAGCTGGCTCGGCCACGGCTCCGCGGCCGACCCGCAGGGCGTGGCCAACAAACAGAGCGTGGTCCCCACGTCGAGCAAGCGCCTCACGTCCTCCCCGCCGACCAGCGGCACGATCGCCGCGGCCGGGGCGTCCTCGTCCTCGTCGGCCTCGCCAACGCCGACGATCAGCACGACGACGGGCCCGCCGCCACCGCCGCCCCCACCCGGCCCGTGCCCGGACACGTCGATCACGATCGAGGGCCGCATCGCGCAGGCCGCCTACCGAGTCGGCCAGGCCCCGCTGCTCACGCTGGTGGTCACCAACTCGGGCCCGGTGGCCTGCAAGCGTGAGGTCACCCGCCAGCTGCGCGAGCTGGTCGTGCTCACCGCGGACGGCAACACCCGGCTGTGGTCCAGCTCCGACTGCTACTACCAGCAGCCCGCGGACGTCCGGCTGCTCCAGCCGGGCGAGCAGGCCACCTTCAGCATCGCCTGGGCCGGCCGCACCTCGTCGCCGAACTGCGCGCCCAGCGGGGCCTGCTGCCGGCCGGGGATTACGTGGTGCTCGGAAAGCTCGGAAACCTCACGAGCAAGCCGACCCCGTTCAAGCTCACCTGATTAACCCGAAGGTGTAACGGTCGGAAGTGTAATTCCCCATCACGAATCCAGTACGGTGTGGATCCACGGGAAGTCGTTCGAGAGGATCCGTTTCCGGTCATGGACGCAACATCAGTGGTGGGAGACCGTTTCCGGTCGCTGCTGCTGCGCGTCCTGGTGCTGATCGGCGGCGTGCTCGCCGGCACCGCGCTGGCCTGGCTGCTCTCCTCGGCGACGGCTTCGGCCGCCGAGCCGACGACCCCGGTCTCCACCCTGTTGTCCACGGCCGGTGACGTCGTCGACAACTCCGTCGAGCACACCGTGCACATCGGGCAGGACGCGAAAGCGGCCGCGCAGGCGGCCGCGCCGTCGGTGCCGGCCATCGAGGTCCCGGTGCCGCACCTGGTCGCCCCGGTGATCCTGGTCGAGCAGCGGCTCGACGACTTCGCCTTGCCCAGGGCCGATGAGCAGGTCGCCAACGCGGTCGTGACCAGGACTTTCGTCCCGGCTGTGGCCGGGACGACCAGCCAGTCGGCCGCGCCGGCCGCGGCGGTGAGCCGGGTCGAGCGCCCGGCCGCGCCGATGGTGGCCGGCCCGCAGTCCGGTATGGGCGCCCCGATCGACCCGCTGCGTCCGGACGGCTCGTCCAAGTCCGAGGCGCTGCCCTTCAGCGCGCTGCCCGGCGGCGCCTGTGGCCACGACGGCCCGTCCGGCACCAGCGGCGGCATGGCCCTGCACGACGGCGTCGCCGTCGTGCCCGCGGCCGCGCCGGCCCTGGTCACGCCCGCGTCCTCGCGCTGCGTGCCGATGACCGCGCGTCGCCAGCCCGGCATCACCCCTGACTGATTCCCTCTCGACCGGATCGCCGCGCTAGGCGTCCGGTCCGCTCGTCCATTTATCTCTTCATCCCCATTTTGTGGGTGATCCCTGCCCCGAATCGCTTTTTCGAGGGATCACCCGTGTACTCCCGTGACCCGGGAAATCGACAAGGAGAACATTCCCCATGCTTACCTGGATGAGGCGCGGAATTCCGGTGGCTCTGCTCGCCGGTGGCGTGCTGGCCATGACCGCCGGCAACGCCGCCGCCGCGCCCGCCCCGATCGGCGACCCGACCGGCGTCGCGGACACCGCGCTGCGGCTGACCGACCTGGTGGGTCACAAGGGCCTGCCGCCGCTGCCGTTCGCCTCCCAGCTCGAACTGCCGGCCATGCCGATCGGCCAGTCCCAGCGCGACCTCCCGGCCGGCCTCGACAACGGCAGCCTCTCGCTCAGCAACGTCGAGCTCAACGGCCAGGACCTGGCCCACCCGGGCCTGCCCGGCCTGTCCGCGATCCCCGGCCTCGGCGCCGACCAGCGCTCGCTGGACCCCAGCCAGCTGGCCATCTCCGGCGTGCCGCAGCTCCAGCAGCTGCCCAAGCTGCCGGGCCTGCCCACCGCCGGCCTGCCGGTGTCGGTGCTGCCCGAGGTGAGCACCTCGCGGTCGCTGCCCAACTTCAGCTACAGCGGCTTCGTGCCCACCGGTGGCCTGCACAGCCTGACCAAGGTGCCAGACCTGGCCAACCCCACCGCCCTGACCCAGGCTGACGGCCCGGTCGAGCTGCCGGCCGTGCCGGCGCTGCCGCTGGGTGGCGAGCAGCGGTCGCTGCCGGGCTTGAACCTGCTGTCGGCGCTGCCGATTCAGGGTCTGCTGGCCGGCGGTCTGCCGGTTGGTCGTTCGCTGCCGGGTACCGACATCCTGGGCACGCTGCCCGTGGGTGGCCTGCTGGGCGGCGTCGCCGCTGAGCGTGACCTGCCGGGTCTGCCGAAGCTGCCGCTGAACCTGCCGGGTGTGCCGGTCGGTCGTGAGCTGCCGGGTCTGAACCTGTTGTCGGCGCTGCCGATCCAGGGCTTGCTGGCCGGTGGCCTGCCGGTTGGTCGTTCGCTGCCGGGTACCGACATCCTGGGCACGCTGCCGGTCGGTGGCCTGCTGGCTGGTGGCCTGCCGGTCGGCCGGGAGCTCCCGGGCTTGAACCTGCTGTCGGCGCTGCCGATCCAGGGTCTGCTCGCCGGTGGGCTGCCCGTCGGTCGTGAGCTGCCGGGTCTGAACCTGTTGTCGGCGCTGCCGATCCAGGGTCTGCTGGCCGGCGGTCTGCCGGTTGGTCGTTCGCTGCCGGGTACCGACATCCTGGGCACGCTGCCGGTCGGTGGCCTGCTGGGCGGCGTCGCCGCCGAGCGTGACCTGCCGGGCCTCCCGGCGCTGCCGAAGCTGCCGCTGCCGGGCCTCGGTGCCGAGCGTGATCTGCCGGCGCTGCCGGGCCTCGAGTCCCTGAGCAT encodes:
- a CDS encoding M1 family metallopeptidase, with the protein product MRVGKVAALLAVAALCVACTPAAKTTENGVEGTAGARTANDPYYPTSGNGGYHASNYVVAITYDPQSHHLDGDTTITAKAGQNLSEFSLDLVGMEVRTVTVDGQEAQTERADDKLVIKPAEAIANGSTFSVEVQYGGVPNAVKSKKLGSEGWQISSSGGAFAAGEPHSAATWYPVNDTPTDKASFHLAAKVPDGWSVISNGLAGQNESAGGWTTYRWDEPDPIASYLTTVGIDHWTMTSGKLADGTPVVSAFAPGADDKKALEARLPEILDFLSGKFGKYPQDAAGGIFLADKISFSLETQTRPIYAKWTDLSTIVHENAHQWWGDSVSVQQWKDVCLNECLASYAQWLWSEAKEGANLDDTYRKAVQKGQQLFAGKLYDMGAGNEFGAVYTKGPMAMHALRRTIGDDAFFTVLKTWPALHREGNATWPAFEAYVQQISGKDLKGFFDAWFRGTTQPADQYLWPGTLKP
- a CDS encoding alpha/beta fold hydrolase; this translates as MFDVVEFGGSGPGIVLLHGLMGRATTWWPVARWLVRYGRVVGLDARGHGRNTHRGGVWRTEDFASDAAAVIRRLDLGPSVVIGHSMGGLHALVLAALEPSLVRGVVVEDFAPDQRGRTVDPWRAEFSRWPAFQSLAHVRSFFGPVGDYFVECFEERSDGYHLIADLDDLYRIAAEWGRRDYWPFVDRVQAPLLVIEAEHTFMPAGQQAAMASRAVDGRHILVEGAGHLVQLSTPAVYRGAVEAFLSELLDS
- a CDS encoding nucleotidyl transferase AbiEii/AbiGii toxin family protein, with product MTCLGPSFDPEELAGRKLIALFDRAAARDFSDVHALAARYGKRLLMDRAAEVDAGFDPGVLAQMFAKLSRIGDRNIPVAPADVPALRAFFAEWAAELNSAS
- a CDS encoding helix-turn-helix domain-containing protein, with translation MSLLADARMAAGMSQSELARRAHTSQPTLSAYENGRTSPTLDTAARLLAETGHHLTIDADVTFAQLLTKRGRPFWVPSHLPRLPLRQALATVTLPLHLNWSTPGARFDLRDRPERLLCYEIVLREGKPADILTYVDGALLVDLWPEMVLPRDIRDAWDQVVEVVQERA
- a CDS encoding 2'-5' RNA ligase family protein, which encodes MAQALEFFFDGEADTTVRGLWQRLERAGVPSLATRSHRRHRPHVTFALGGAFTRQTRADLAAELNLLALPSIWLYTLGTFPTAENNLVLTAVVDNELLAVHSAVHDVLAKKVKNPVAYYLPGSWVPHCALAQEIDTPTLAAGIAALHPVQPIRAKVDEVGITDTATGEVDVLFTR
- a CDS encoding Prokaryotic metallothionein, with translation MATCDVCGNDYWMAFEIRTVSGESHWFDSFECAMEKLAPRCERCNCRIVGHGVEVEGRFYCCAHCARAVAELGNQIRDAVGVRPV
- a CDS encoding A/G-specific adenine glycosylase yields the protein MVAADTLLSWFDDTARDLPWRRPECTAWGVLVSEIMLQQTPVSRVEPIWHEWMARWPVPSALAAASQGDVVRAWGKLGYPRRALRLHEAASAIATLHGDVVPSDVDTLLALPGIGAYTARAVAAFAYGQRCPVVDTNVRRVVARAVHGAGDAGPPSTTRDMADVEALLPVVDSVAARYSAALMELGALVCTARTPRCADCPVFATCAWQLAGRPAYAGPVKAVQKFAGTDRQVRGRLLDVLRGAPGPVTRSALDAAWSEPGQRDRCLDSLLVDGLIEQTDTGLFALPGEH
- a CDS encoding beta-class carbonic anhydrase, which gives rise to MTAIDELLERNAALVDRTRGDRSSASPSLHIAVLTCMDARIRVFELFGLQQGEAHVLRNGGGVVTDDVIRSLALSQRKLGTREIMLVQHTSCGLSMTTDDEFKDELEADTGLRPTWAVEAFREVKDSVRTSLARLRHSVFLPYKDNIRGFVYDVHNGALHEVLSPGQG